A single region of the Mustela lutreola isolate mMusLut2 chromosome 2, mMusLut2.pri, whole genome shotgun sequence genome encodes:
- the ADAT3 gene encoding probable inactive tRNA-specific adenosine deaminase-like protein 3, whose translation MEAAPGLGEQRVDGNTGSPEPEPEPWQAVPVLSEQQSRDVELVLAYAAPILDKRQTSRLLKEVSAVHPLPAQPHLKRVRPSRRAGPHALEMLLCLAGPAAGARSLAELLPQPAVDPRGLGQPFLVPVPARPPLTRGQFEEARAYWPTSFHEDRQVTRALAGRLFSAQERTAMQAHMERAVWAAHQAAARGLRAVGAVVVDPSSGRVLATGHDCSSRARPLLHATMVCIDLVAQGQGRGAYDLGPFPACSFAPAGAPQAVRVGSVRKLDEDRDACTDSLPYVCTGYDLYVTREPCAMCAMALVHSRVQRVFYGAPSPDGALGTRFRIHARPDLNHRFQVFRGVLEAQCRRLDPDS comes from the coding sequence ATGGAGGCAGCCCCGGGCCTTGGGGAGCAGCGTGTGGACGGCAACACTGGGAGCCcggagcccgagcccgagccaTGGCAAGCCGTCCCGGTCCTGTCCGAGCAGCAGTCCAGGGACGTGGAGCTGGTACTGGCCTACGCTGCGCCCATCCTGGACAAGCGGCAAACGTCGCGGCTTCTCAAGGAGGTGTCAGCCGTGCACCCACTGCCCGCGCAGCCTCACCTGAAGAGGGTGCGGCCCAGCCGCCGCGCCGGCCCGCATGCGCTCGAGATGCTGCTGTGCCTGGCGGGGCCAGCCGCCGGGGCCAGGTCGCTCGCCGAGCTCCTCCCGCAGCCGGCCGTGGACCCTCGTGGCCTGGGACAGCCCTTCCTGGTGCCTGTGCCAGCCCGGCCACCCCTGACCAGAGGCCAGTTCGAGGAGGCGCGTGCCTACTGGCCCACGTCCTTCCACGAGGATAGGCAGGTGACACGCGCCTTGGCCGGGCGGCTGTTCTCGGCGCAGGAGCGCACGGCGATGCAGGCCCACATGGAGCGGGCCGTGTGGGCAGCGCACCAGGCAGCCGCCAGGGGCCTCAGGGCGGTGGGAGCCGTGGTGGTGGACCCGTCCTCTGGCCGCGTGCTGGCCACGGGCCATGACTGCAGCAGCAGAGCCCGCCCCCTGCTGCACGCCACCATGGTGTGTATTGACCTGGTGGCTCAGGGCCAGGGCCGTGGCGCCTATGACCTCGGCCCCTTCCCCGCCTGCTCCTTCGCCCCGGCCGGTGCCCCCCAGGCTGTCCGTGTGGGCTCTGTGCGCAAGCTGGACGAGGACAGGGACGCGTGCACGGACAGCCTCCCCTATGTGTGCACGGGCTATGACCTGTACGTCACCCGCGAGCCCTGTGCCATGTGCGCCATGGCCCTGGTGCACTCGCGTGTGCAGCGCGTCTTCTACGGCGCCCCCTCGCCCGACGGCGCCCTGGGCACCCGTTTCCGCATCCACGCCCGGCCCGACCTCAACCACCGCTTCCAG